In the genome of Microcoleus vaginatus PCC 9802, the window GCGCCTGGAACGCCAGCAGCTTACTATTGCCGATGCTGTCCCAGCCGGTGATTCGCCCCAAGCGATCGCCGATGCTTATCGGCGTCACGCGAGGGAAACAGCACAAGTGTCGGCAGAAGTCAAGGGTATAGATGACGCGATCGCGGCTCTGTCTGCTCAACTGGCTCACAAACAGCAGCAGTCGGTAAAGTTGCAAAGAATCACTCCGATGGAGCAGCAAGTTGAAGAAGGAAGATTACTAGCTCAGGGACACGCGGAACGGATTAATGAATTAGCGGCGGAACTGGCGGCGGAAGTGAAGGGACTCAAAGCTATCGCCGACCAAATTAGTCCCAGCTACTGGCAGGTTTATTACAAGCCTTTTATTACTGGTTTTAAGAGTATATCTGTTCCCTACGTGCGATCGGACGGGGATGTTTGGACTATTGTCAATCGAGTAGTTTAGAGAGGCTGCGGGAGCAGAAATAATAAGCGCTCAAGACATTTTTTTTCCTGTCCCTATTCCTCAACCTCAACCTCGCAGCAATTGCTTAATAGTGCCGACCAATTCCTGAGGGTGAAATGGCTTGGCGATGTAAGCGTCGGCTCCTTGTTTCATTCCCCAATAGCGATCGAACTCTTCGCTTTTGCTCGAACACATTACCACCGGCAAATTTTGGGTTTTAGGGTCGCTTTTGAGCCGACGACAGACTTCGTAGCCGTTCATCCGGGGCATCACGATATCCAGAACGACTAAATCTGGCCGGTTAGCCTTGATTTGCTCTAGAGCTTCTACGCCATCACTCGCTACCGTGACGTTGAGTCCTCTACCTTTGAGCAAGTCGGCGATCATCTCCCGCAGAGTGACGCTATCATCAACAACCATAACTGTACTCATAGAATAATCCCTACCAAGTTTCTGGGTTGAAACGTTCACATTAACGTTTACACTAACGTTCACCTTCAAAGGTGTCTTTTCCTGATTGAGATTGCGCTCTGCTAGATGTAGTTTACCCACTTTTGCTGATTTCTCAATCATTTTCTGAGTAATTCCCGCAAAATTTAAAGATCCGCGCAATCTCGGTTGACACACAAGGCTATGTCCGTTAGTCTATCATTTTCTTTCTCAAATGGTACTATTATCAAAAAATGAGGGTATAGCTTGGTTGTGCGTTTCCGGTTGAGGACGGCGGCGCTCGGCCGCCTGCATCAACATTTGTCTATTTAGGATTTTTCGTACCTAAAGCCGATAGTTTTTGGTCGTAGAGCGTCTCTAAAACGGCCGGGCGCTGGCGGTAGCTCTGACCGGTGTTTTTGCAGCCGTTAGCAACGATTCCCAAGACGGAAGCTCCAGAAATTTTTAATTCTTCTAAAACTTTGCGAACTTGCGATCGGTCTGTTCGCCCAATTTGGACGACCATAATCGTAGCGTCTGTGTGAGCTGCGATCAAGTGGGTGTCTGCCAAGCCAGTTAGTGGCGGGGTGTCATAAATTACTAAATCAAAAAATGCTTGAAATTGCTCCATCAGATACTGCATTTTTTTGGAAGAAAGAAGCTTGATCGGATCGGGGGGAATTTGGCCGGCGGTGAGTACGAACAAATTTTCTTGGTTCGGGGCTCGTTGAATCGCGTCGTTGAGGCTGAGATCCGTGGAGATGGCATCGCCCAGGCCACGCACGTTGGGCAGTCCTAACTTAGCGTGCAGTTGGGGGCAGCGCAAATCTGCATCTACTAACAATACTCTCTGTCCGACTGCTGCTGCTGTGGCTGCCAGGTGCAAAGCTACTGTAGATTTGCCGTCTCCGGCTACGGCTGAGCCGACTAAGAGCGATCGAATCGCCGTGCCTGCACTGAGCAAGTGAATGTTCGTGTAGAGCGATCGAAATGCTTCTAAAAATTGATAGTCCAAGTCGCTCAAAATACTTGGTCCTCCAATCTCCTGACCCGTATGTCTAGCTTCGCCCGGTGCGACTATTTCCACTTTCGAGTTCGAGCGAGCCGATGTTAGTTTTCTCTGTCTGGCTGGCCGTCTGCGCTTGACTTTCTTGGTAAACGGAATCACCCCGAGTATTGGCAATCTTGTGGCCATTCTCAGTGATTCTGGAGTGTGGAACACAGTATTTAGTACCTCTACGAGCAAGCCGACTGCTATGCCCAGCAGACTGCTTAAAATTACTGCCAGCGCTAACTGTTTTTTGGTTTGTTTGACGGTAGCTGTTATAGGCTGGCCGAATTTGTCTAGCGGAATTTCCGGAGGATTTATCAGCACCCAGGGTATTTGCTGCTGAGCCGCCTCAATCCCCAAGGTTTCTCGTTTTGCCAAGAAGTCCGACAAGCTCTTAGTAACTACTTGGAGTTCCCGCTGTAAATTGTCGTATTGTCGGGTTGTAACTGAAAAGTTTCTAATTTTTTGGTTGAGAGCATTTTGCAAAGCGGTCATTTCGCGATCGCGCGCTTCAATTTCTTTGATTTGGGTCTCTAAATTCCCCATTACCACTTCTCTTGCTTGTTGAGTGGCGGTTAAAATCAGTTCTTCCCGACTTTTTCGCAGCGCTAAAACTGGCAAACTGTCTTCTCTGTACTGAGCTGATTTCATTGACAGTTCCGAGTCTATTTTCTGAATTTGACCTAAGAGTCCCGCGTAAGCTTGTCCTTGGGTCATCAGCAGCCCCTGGGGATTATTTTCCTTGAGTAGTTCTTCATAGCTTTGGTAGAGGTTTCGCATCCCTTTGAGCTGAACTCTGATTTCTACTTGCTTGCCGCGAATGCTTTGAACTTGTTCAGACAGAGATTTTCCCTCTAGCTGCGGTTCAAACAAGTTGCTCTGCTGCCGCAGTCTTTGGACTTGCAGTTGCAGAACTTCTACTCTTTCTCGGAGCTTGGGCATCTCCGTATCTATAAATTTAATACCTTGATTAATGCCCATCAGCCGTTGCTGCAAGCTGTATTCTAGATAAGCTTTAGAAATTTTGTCCAATACGCCGTAAATTTTTTTTCTATCTGAATCTTTGTAGCGAACTTGTAAAATTTTTGTGCCTTGCTGTTTGCCATCTTTCGTGTAGCTGATGCGGTTGATCGACATTTTTGAACTCAGTTCGCTATAGTTCATTTTGGGATACCAAGCCCGCAATTCCTCAATCACTGGCTGCATCATTTTGGGACTTCGCAAGATCCTAATTTGGGTTTCGTAGTCTAGTAGGCTAATTCCTTCTATATTAATTTTTGCGAAGTCGGCAGCTTGGGTGTTGTTTAATAGTTTGGATTGCAAACCTTCAGCCGTGGCTGGTTCTACTAACAGGGAAAAGGAGCCTTCATACTCGACCGTTATGCTTTTAGAAGTGGCGACGATCGCTGTTCCTGCGAGAGCGCTCAAAGCTATGGTGGCTGCAGCCATGACCAGGAATCGACGGCGCACGACGCCGAACAGCCAGGACAAGTCTAGCTTTTCTTCTTCTCTCTCCTCTACGAAGTGATCTCTGTAGTTCTGAGTAGATAAATCCGGCAGTTTGCCATTCGATTTGGGTGTGAAGGGTTGGTAATCTTGTCTGCTATCCATATTCAGCCTAGGTATTTTTGAGGTTGATATTTTTGAGGTTGATATTTTTGAAGCGGGCAGGTCGCGGCTGGGTAATCTTATTGTTTAGTTTATTCTAGCCTTTGCCAGAAATTATCCACCTCACCCGCCGCCTTCTTACCTGAATAAAAATCGGAGAACGTTTATAAAATTTAACACTCCCGTCGCTGGGCCGACAGGTCCGATTACAGCGTTCATGCGATCAACAAAATTGACGAGACCCCTGCGAGATACGATAATCATGTCGTTGTTGCGAAGTTGAGGATTGCTTTCTTCGTTAATCCCTTGACTTAAATCGACTTGGATCGTCCGTTTAGTAGCTGTACCGTCGTTATTCAGGCGGACTAGCTCAACTTTATCTCTTCTAGCTCTGGTATTCTCGTACCCAAAAAATCCTCTGGAAACTAAAGCTTGATTCAGCGTCGCATTAGCTGGGAGTCTCAAGGGATCGAGGGATGTTCTGAGTTCTCCTACTACAAAAACGTTAATGCCAGTGGGAGCAAAGTTAGTGCTAGCGAGCACACCAGCTTCTGCGGGGTTGACGATCGTAGCTTTGGGCACGATGATCGTGTCTCCCTCTTGGAGGATGGTATCTTGGGCGCCGTCGCCGGACTCTAGGAACTGCCACAGGTTGACTGGGATAATTTGTTCGCCTCTTCTGGTGACGCGCCGTACTTGGATTTGCCGGATGTCGGCATCCGAGGTGATGCCGCCAGCTAGCTGAATGGCGCGGATGACGGTGGGGAAACCTTCGCGGCTGAGGTCGTTTGTGGTGTTGCCGCCGATGACGACGTAAGCCCCAGGGCGGGTGACTTGACCAACGATGGAGATCGATCGAGGTTTTTCTGGGGGTGGCGAAAAGTTAGCCGTCGCAAATTGACGAGCTTCTGCTTGGTTGAAGTTGGCGACTGTGGGGATCACGATTGTGTCTCTGTCTTGCAAAATGATGTCTTGAGAGATGTCTCCTTCTTGCAAGAATTTCCACAGGTTGACGTTGAGAACTTGATCCGGGCCGTCTCGTTGGGGACGGCGGACGCGGATGTTGCGGATGTCGGCGACACCCGTGACGCCTTCTGCGAGTCTGATCGCTTGGGTGACGGTAGGGTACTGGACACTCGGCGAGGCTCCCGGGCCGGGAGTTAGGGTCATAATGAAGTTTCCGGGCCTGGTGACTTCTCCGATAACGCCGACGTTGAGGGGGCGGGCGGCGACGAGGCTGACTGTGACTATGGGGTCTTTGAGGACGCGACGGTAGGCGTTGCGGATGATGTTGGTGGCTTCTACTAAGGTGCGGCCACGGACGGAGACCAAGCCGATTAGGGGCAGGTTGACTGAACCGTCGGAAAGGACTTCGTAGCCACGGCTGAGTTCGGGTACTTCGAGTATTTCTACTTGGATGCGATCGCCGCCACCGAGTTTATAGCTTTCCGGCGATCTCGTAACGGGCGCAACATTCTGGGCTTGCTCTGCGCCTAGCGGGATGGGAAGTTGTGCCGGGGTGCTTCTGGCGTCAGCGATGACAGTGGAAGCAAACAAGACAACACCCACAACCGACCGGGCTATCTGTCCTGGAAAATGGGTGTTAACCATACACCACCTAATTTTATTGACTATGATTTATATAAGTGTAGCCTTTTTAGTGCTGGGCAAAAAGCTCATTATTTTAAGCTATCGCCGAAAAAACGATGCTGTATTTTTGCTTTATGCCTAATTTCTGTGTTAGCGTGGTTGCGGGTTGACCGCTATATTTTATATCTAGATAATTTGCTCTTGTTTTAGATAAAGGAAAGCAATTATGACTGAACCAGTGTCTCCAGCAAATATGCTAAAAGAGCTGATATTAGGTAGTTCTTCATTAACATGGATGCTAATTGCTCTACTCGCGATGGCAACTCTACTATTCTTTCAATTTGCCAGCTATAAAAAAACTGGTTTGGCTTTAGAAAAAAGCTTTGCTATTTTATATATTTTCATCTCCCCCGTTCTGATACAACCTCCTTTTAATTACTTGCATTTTGTTAACTTGAAAGATCCCGAAGGTGGCATTTTAAAACAGCTACCTTATTTTTTTTACCCCTGGGTATTACTTATTTTATTTTCAAGGGTTAAAATTTTTAGTAGCAATTTTATAGATTTTTTTGCTAAGTTATTAATAATGAATCCTTTCTTTTTACTTTATACATTACTTCCATTACTGTCTACATTATGGTCCCTAGTTCCTGAAGACACGCTAAGAGCAGGTCTAGCTTTTTCAGGATTTACTGTTTTCGGGTGTTACATTGCAGCGCAATATAAATGGGAAGATTTATCTCGTTTTTGGCGATGGGGATACACGGCTATCGGTTTGGCCAGTTTTGTAATGAAACCCCCAGGATCAGGCGATT includes:
- a CDS encoding polysaccharide export protein, which produces MVNTHFPGQIARSVVGVVLFASTVIADARSTPAQLPIPLGAEQAQNVAPVTRSPESYKLGGGDRIQVEILEVPELSRGYEVLSDGSVNLPLIGLVSVRGRTLVEATNIIRNAYRRVLKDPIVTVSLVAARPLNVGVIGEVTRPGNFIMTLTPGPGASPSVQYPTVTQAIRLAEGVTGVADIRNIRVRRPQRDGPDQVLNVNLWKFLQEGDISQDIILQDRDTIVIPTVANFNQAEARQFATANFSPPPEKPRSISIVGQVTRPGAYVVIGGNTTNDLSREGFPTVIRAIQLAGGITSDADIRQIQVRRVTRRGEQIIPVNLWQFLESGDGAQDTILQEGDTIIVPKATIVNPAEAGVLASTNFAPTGINVFVVGELRTSLDPLRLPANATLNQALVSRGFFGYENTRARRDKVELVRLNNDGTATKRTIQVDLSQGINEESNPQLRNNDMIIVSRRGLVNFVDRMNAVIGPVGPATGVLNFINVLRFLFR
- a CDS encoding response regulator — encoded protein: MSTVMVVDDSVTLREMIADLLKGRGLNVTVASDGVEALEQIKANRPDLVVLDIVMPRMNGYEVCRRLKSDPKTQNLPVVMCSSKSEEFDRYWGMKQGADAYIAKPFHPQELVGTIKQLLRG
- a CDS encoding polysaccharide biosynthesis tyrosine autokinase → MDSRQDYQPFTPKSNGKLPDLSTQNYRDHFVEEREEEKLDLSWLFGVVRRRFLVMAAATIALSALAGTAIVATSKSITVEYEGSFSLLVEPATAEGLQSKLLNNTQAADFAKINIEGISLLDYETQIRILRSPKMMQPVIEELRAWYPKMNYSELSSKMSINRISYTKDGKQQGTKILQVRYKDSDRKKIYGVLDKISKAYLEYSLQQRLMGINQGIKFIDTEMPKLRERVEVLQLQVQRLRQQSNLFEPQLEGKSLSEQVQSIRGKQVEIRVQLKGMRNLYQSYEELLKENNPQGLLMTQGQAYAGLLGQIQKIDSELSMKSAQYREDSLPVLALRKSREELILTATQQAREVVMGNLETQIKEIEARDREMTALQNALNQKIRNFSVTTRQYDNLQRELQVVTKSLSDFLAKRETLGIEAAQQQIPWVLINPPEIPLDKFGQPITATVKQTKKQLALAVILSSLLGIAVGLLVEVLNTVFHTPESLRMATRLPILGVIPFTKKVKRRRPARQRKLTSARSNSKVEIVAPGEARHTGQEIGGPSILSDLDYQFLEAFRSLYTNIHLLSAGTAIRSLLVGSAVAGDGKSTVALHLAATAAAVGQRVLLVDADLRCPQLHAKLGLPNVRGLGDAISTDLSLNDAIQRAPNQENLFVLTAGQIPPDPIKLLSSKKMQYLMEQFQAFFDLVIYDTPPLTGLADTHLIAAHTDATIMVVQIGRTDRSQVRKVLEELKISGASVLGIVANGCKNTGQSYRQRPAVLETLYDQKLSALGTKNPK